The Serinus canaria isolate serCan28SL12 chromosome 8, serCan2020, whole genome shotgun sequence DNA window tttgttgttgttgtaaaTAATACCTGATCCTATAATTCCTACACAGTCAAACTCGTGGTAGCTTTAAAGGAGGCTTCAGGTCTGACAGGAAGCaattataattttgtttttaatcattaatttcctcctcagctggaggGGGTTATGTTAGCCTAATACCTGAAGCAGTTTGTTGTTAATAGGTATTTAGTGCAGCAGAAGCTCAAGATCTTTTTGATGTTCTCCAGTAATTGGGTAATAACCAAGTGTGAGGGTTTTAATCTGGAATCAtctgggttggatttttttattactggTAGTAGTAGCAGCAATTTGAGATGGTTGCTTTGCAGAGTGCACCAGCCTGTGGTTCTGTCTGTGAGTACTTGTGCAGGGATGTGAATTCAGTGTTCTCAGTTTTCTTCCCAACcgtcctgcagctctgggatcacgggtgcagctctgcaggtttcTGATTTATCGTGTCGCTTTCCACAGCGCCATTAAAACCTTCCATCTCGTTTGTTTCCCCCCTCCTGCTCTCTTTATTCCCCAAAGGTTATGTTGCCATGGGAGCTGTCCTGCCCTCCTTCTGGGGACAGCAACCCCTTGTTCAGCAGCAGTTGGCCATGGGTGCCCAGCCTCCAGTCGCTCAGGTGATGCAGGGAGGACAGCCCATCGCGTGGGGCCAGCCCGGCATCTTTCCTCCCACCCAGCAGCCGTGGCCATCCGTGGCTGGCCAGTTCCAGCCCACTGCCTTCATGCCAACACAAACTGTTTTGCCTTTACAAGCAGCCATGTTTCAAGGTACCATTGCTCCTATAGCCACCGTCCCACCCACGAGCGATTCCAACAGATCGAGTCCGCAGACAGACAGGCCCAgacagaaaatgggaaaagaaatgttCAAAGATTTCCAGATGGCTCAGCCTCCGCCAGTGCCATCAAGAAAACCAGATCAGCCTTCCCTCAGTTGTACCTCAGAGGCCTTCTCAAGTTACTTTAACAAAGTTGGGATGGCACAGGAAGCAGATGATTGTGATGACTTTGACATCTCTCAGTTAAATTTGACTCCTGTGACTTCCACGACACCATCTACAAATTCACGTGagtatttctgtgctttcagcCATCCCTTTCCTCAGACATGACTGCTCCTCAAAGcacttttgtctctttttaaattCCAACCCAGATACTGAGAACCTTCATGCATGCTCTGGCTTAAGAAATGTGTTCCAGCCATAAAGGAAAATACCCCAGAGGAATTTCAGAGGTCATAGAAATGAACAGCCCAGACAGCTACAGTCTGAAATtgaatttctaaaattaaatgttgTAATATTTGTTTTGTGATGGGAACATGCAAGCTGGCTGGCAGAAGCCCATGGCATTCAGCCTTACAACTGGTTTCACTTATGTCCCATCCATACTTCTCAGAAATGAGGGGATGAGTATTTATTTTAGTAGCTTGACATATTGGACATGTGGGGAAATTCATTGGAGGGCTGTAAAATAAGCTTATGGTGTTCATAGCATGGCAGTGGGGGACTTTCTGAAAAGAGGAATTCATGAGATTCACCAGGGGTCAGTCAGAGCCCTGTTTCACTTACCTGCCACAGGGCAGGTGACTCACACATTCCTAATGTAGCGTAGTGGTGTCTCCCACCTTCAGAAAGACATAGGGCAGATGCAGCCAAACTTAATTTGGAAGTTGCCAAATGAAATCAAACACATGGGATTGATAATGACAACTGTGCCCAAATTTACTTCCTGCAGTTCCTTGTTAGAGAATGATTCTTGGGGGTGGTGAAAGCTGAGGGGTGTAAAAGTGTGAGCAAATTTTGTGCTGAAGTGTCTTTTTGAAGAAATCAGCAGAATAATTGTTGCTGTTGCTTTAATCCTTGTTTAGCTCCAACCCCTGCACCCAGACAGAGTTCTCCATCAAAATCATCAGCATCTCATACGAGTGACCCTGCTGCAGAGGACCTCTTTGAAGAGGGGTTTGAAAGCCCAAGCAAAAGTGAGGAGCCAGAGGCTGTGAGTAGCAAGAAGGTTTCTAAATCTTCATTGTCTCCTTTTAACTAGAAAAGATAGATTAAATGTTGTTCTGTAGTGTCAGAAACAACTTTTCCAGTAGGGCTGGGTGGTGCTTgtgggggagctgcagccagaatTCCAGTCCTGCTTTGGGTTTGACAGCTGATagcacagcatttctgctgatGTGCACTAACCCTGCATACAAGGAACCAAACTCACAGTTGATATGTAAGGCTGTACATGTTAGATCTATCCAATGTCCTCTTTAGCACAGCAGCAGTCACTTCTCTCATGGTAAGGAAGGTTGGGGTAAAACAACAAACatgctgaggctgcagaggaagatgTGAGAGTTTGTGTGTTAAAAGATGGTGGTTGGTGTTGTCTTGCACATTCTTGCATCCCAGTTGCTTGCTTAGCTACGTTCCTCAATGTTCTGGCCCTCGGTATGTGATTTCTTTGCCTTTATGGACCAAAGCAAGAAATGTTATCCAAGCAATGACTGTCAATCCCCAGGTGTCTTAGGGAGGGAGGAGCCCGAGTGAGCCAAAGGCAAGAGGGGGTCGGTACAACAAAAAGTGCAAAATAACCCAAGCTTGGACTCTTTCTGTTTCACATGGCTTTCAGGGCCTTTTGCAGTTCTGGTTGGCCTGATCCAGTACCTTCTGAAGTctttggcagctcctgcctgggctccagcaggaactGGTGAAGTCCCttggtgcctgcagcagctgtagAAAACTGCTACGGCTTTGGAGAGCGGCGAGGCCTCACTCTCTGGTTTTCATGAGATAGGATGTACTTGCTATGCCCACAGCATGAAAATAACCTCGTGTTGACTTTTCACTTTCTATTGTTGAGAAAAAAAGGTGTTATGTTCTTGTATTCTAGCCTGATGGGTCTCAGGCCTCCTCCAACAGTGATCCCTTTGGTGAGCCAGCTGGTGATACTATAAGTCCACAGGTCGGTAGCTAGATAGCACAGGTTGGGGTAGGTatctgtcctttttttctctacaCCTTGAGGTGTTCACTTACTCTTCCACCAGTGCCTGCCATTGCTTTCATGGATGcatggtttatttattttttttttccttttcatctctTCCGTTTTACCTCTCCATCCTCCGCAGTGTATTCCTCGTGCTTGGTGGTTTGCATGGCTTTTGCCATTCACTGAGTGTTGCAGCTTATGCAAATATGTGTGTTTCAGCTGCCTGCATGCTTTGAAGAAATGTAGACTTATTTTACTTTGTGTTCAAATTCTGAGGGCAAATAGGGAAACTGAGCCATTATTAACAACATATTAGGCAGAGCATTTTTTTATCAAACCACCCTTGCCTTCAGTCAGATGTAACATATTAAATGGAATAAGACATCTTACCCATAGACATAAcaatcattaaataaaattatgcaatGATACATGAACGTCTCTACCCTAAATCAATGGGATAATCAGTAGAAGAAGCACGTTTATTATCTGCatgtaaaaaatattgaaatggatttgtatatttttatctctaactgcaaattaaaaacatctgaaaattatCATCATTCATATTACCATTGGCATactgatgttttaaaaattattcatcaATGTAAGTCATTTAAACCCAGACAGACGGGGAGGAAGATCTGTTCATCCTTTGTGTTACAGAACACGTAGAAAATGTGGCTGCCTGTGAATGTTCTGTGATTTGTTTCAATACAGTAAATATATTTTGCCAAAAAAACAGTGAAGCTACAAAGTTTTATGAGTGCTGAGCGTTGTTATTCCATCCAAATACTCTCTAGTGTTACTGTTTGAAGAATATGTTTCATTATCTTCTCCCCGTCTGCCACTCCTGTTTGGTATTGCCCAAATACATGATCTGATACAGcttctgtgctccagcacagagctcctggggcaAATCCAGAGCAGTGGGAGAACCCTTCCCATTTTTGTACAGAAATTCCACTGGGTTTGCCAGTGACTTACCCATCCTCAGTTTAGTTTCAGCTCCAAGTTAATAGTTTCACTAGGAGTCAGTTTACTTTGTGcattaaatgtgattttaaaaaaccttaCTGTAACTTAGTTTTGATCCGCTCGGGGATACTGAGGTTCTCTCTTAATAACATGTGGTGCTTTGAGAGGGCATCTCCCCCTTCTGTAGAATCACCCATGCTCaactcctgggctgcagcaaaagTAGCATTAGGCTTTGTGTCTCCTTGAGTCCAGGAGTGACAGTGTGAGGAGAAAGTCAAGCTGggatgagctgctccagcaagAACATTCATTATTTACTccagtgagagctgctgctgcagatggatGGTGCCACTGATAATTTGGCTGTGCCTTTGCCTCACCTTGGCCAGCACTGACATCCCCAGCTATCTCAGCTTCAGACCACTCCAGCAGTTCTTCCCTACATCATGAAAGAGGATTTGCCCTTTATCTGAGTCCCACACTCTGTTTATTATGGTTTATTACAGGGTGATTCTGCAATTCAGAGCTACCAGGACAGTGTACTACCAGTGGTTGCATAtggttttgctgcatttttagtTAATCCCTGTACAGCCTCACATCAAATACGTGTATTTCCCTGAAATATATGCTGGGAAACATTAACTAATGTTCCTGATTATTGTATTACATTAATTCCTGAGAGCTGTAGGCAGGAACAGGAAgctgaacaaaacagaaagccTCTCTCCAGTGAAGCTCCACTAATATCATTGTGCCTGTGTGCAGAGCCATTCAGCAGCAGTCTGTAGGAAATCCACTTCCCAAGGCCAGCCCAGCTAATTCTGAAGCCTGGTGTCGTCAGAGCAACGGGAAGTCTAATCCCCATGGAAAATTATCCATTCAGGACTTACTGTGGAGTTGTGTATTGAGCCCTGCATTTGGAGAGAAACTTAATGGGGAGAAACATGTCGTGCAGAAGAATCACAGTCTGCATAAAAGCCACTTTTGTGGCTTAGATGGGAGATTACTTCGCTCTTTAGAACGTGGTTCTTACCCCAAGAACTGCACAGTAACAACTCAGCTGAATGGACCTCTCAGGAGAGCATTGTGTGCAGAAATGTCAGATCTGTCTGTTCCCAGATCTCTGAAATCAGCTCTGCCCATACCATGTCTTTATTTATCTTGATGTATTCAGAATATCCACCTGCCTGGTTTTTTGTACCCTGATCTTTCAAGGTACCACATCAGTTTGGTTTCTTGATTCCTTCTGATAGTCTAAGTTATCTAGTTACTATCTTCTcctatttttcctctcttccttttgcAATCTTCCACTTCAGCTCAAAATCCTCATCCTTCCAGAAGCAGCTGTTTCTAGAAGTCACCCTTCCAGAAATAGCTATGAGCTCTTAGTAGGTAAATGTGACATTTTATGGCTTTATTACATTTTTGTCCCTTTATGGTTAAAGATAAGAAGCAGAAAGGCCCAACTTCCACAGGTGAAATGAGATAAACACTTTGCAGAGCTCTTTATTGCATTTGGTTGTTTCCCCTTTGTTCATGCATGCTGTTGAGGACAGATAGTGATTTTGCAGAAGAGGTGAAGAGAATACAGAGTGACTGCCACCTTCAGATTATTTATGTTTAATCCCCAATGCTGTCCTTAGATTATGTGGGGAGTAATTCTGgtgaaaggagagagagggaaagaactGTTTCTTAGCTGTGATCCTACCAAATGCCTTAAACATTTCTTATTGTTGAAATTTTCCATTAAAGCAGGGAGTTTGAACAGAGGAACAAGCACAGCTCTAttgagctgctgcccagctcaaAACTTGCACTGGCAATCATTCATGAGAGATTCTCAAGAAACCTTCAAAACATTTGTGGCTAGAGCATCtctccctgaaaaaaaaattcttcagttGTTCTGAGAAATGTGTGCAGACAATTAGGAGCCCTCAAAACGTGTCACACCCTTCACAATGCCATCAGCACTGTCAGGAGAGCAACAGTTCATTAGAATATTTGTCTATCAGCTTTTGGTGGTGCTTTGGTGGCCCACTGCCATCATCCATCTTGGAGCAAGTGCTGTGCTCGGTGATAAATGTTCCTAAAAATCTTACTCAGCTCTAGGATGGGCTGCTATAACTCATATTTGGGCTGGTTTTAGGAAGTGGAGAGAAAATAACAATTTATGGACAAAGCCTTGGGTTACCTGGGGGCTTAGTGAGCCTCAGAATCAGGCTGAGTCTGCATCCTCCTCTTGCTTCTGCCCCTTTTCTATTGCACCAGGATTCCAAATAGGCTCAAAATACTAAAGGCTGTATTTGCAGGACCTGTTCCAGTCTTTCACCTGGCTCAGTCAGAACTGGATAAAGTTCAAAGAGACATTCCTAATTGCAGGTGACCTGTTCTTGCTGTAGGCTCTGAAACTGTCATTCTCTAGCTAAAGacacagtgctgggcagggctgggaacctGAGAGTAGTAGTGTTGTGTCTTTGGAAGGGGATCACAGGTTGGGAAGTCCTGCTTCACTCCAGAGAAATcctaaaattaatatttcaggtCTCTTGCTCACTTGGTTGTTCCTATTTCCCAGCAATGTGGAGAGGCATGAGCAGAGAAATTCAGGCTGCTCTGTGGACAGGGGCATCCTGCAGGTTTGccctcatctctgctgctgcagtctcCTTCAAGCTGTCCATTTCCATGTGCCAGCTCATACAAGGGCTTCTCACCTCTTCAGTGCCACCAGCCCACCTGAGGTCACCTTGTACCCTTCCATTCCTGCAACTTCTTCCTCTAAACAAGAGACAGTGTTCTTTGTGGCTCGTCTAGAGCTGTGTCCTTGCTGATTTGCAGCCCAACAATTCAATTTAGGGACAagctctcctctcttcctctgtggTGAGGTCATTTAAAAGTTCCCTGTCTTCTGCACGacaactgattttaaaaatctgcttgtGAAAATTTAGCATCTTTGAGACTTCTGAACAATTTGCTTCAAATTGGCCATGAGGTTTGATTGTTATGAAGGAGAATTGACAGATATGTAGATGGAAGGATATGTGGATGACAGATCTGTAGATGGAAATAATTGTGTGGTTACTGTTTTGGGAGAGGGGCCCAGAAATAATCAGTGTTTCTTGGCTGCAGTTCGTTTTTATATCAGGACTAAGATCTGGAGCAGGTTCATCTTTCTGAGTAGTTGtcactgcattttcatttcatggATGTACAGCATCCATCTTGCTACTAAAATGACAGAGATTGTTAGAATGCTAATAATTAAACTGGATATTTGAAACTAGGAGATATTCCTAGGTAGGCTTATGGTAAGAACAGAGGCATAATCCTGAAGGTTGCTGCATTTATGCTGCTAATGGAGGCTGTTAGAAAAATAACCAAATATTAGTAAGTAATAATaggcaataaataaaaactagCTG harbors:
- the DAB1 gene encoding disabled homolog 1 isoform X5, with protein sequence MSTETELQVAVKTSTKKDSKKKGQDRSEATLIKRFKGDGVRYKAKLIGIDEVSAARGDKLCQDSMMKLKGIVAAARSKGEHKQKVFLTVSFGGIKIFDEKTGVPTSQKKEGVYDVPKSQPVSLENGNLLLDIDENLVSVTQAVTQLELFGDMSTPPDVTSPPTPATPGDAFIPSSSQSLPASTDMFGSVPFSTAAVPSGYVAMGAVLPSFWGQQPLVQQQLAMGAQPPVAQVMQGGQPIAWGQPGIFPPTQQPWPSVAGQFQPTAFMPTQTVLPLQAAMFQGTIAPIATVPPTSDSNRSSPQTDRPRQKMGKEMFKDFQMAQPPPVPSRKPDQPSLSCTSEAFSSYFNKVGMAQEADDCDDFDISQLNLTPVTSTTPSTNSPPTPAPRQSSPSKSSASHTSDPAAEDLFEEGFESPSKSEEPEAPDGSQASSNSDPFGEPAGDTISPQVGS